In a single window of the Elaeis guineensis isolate ETL-2024a chromosome 6, EG11, whole genome shotgun sequence genome:
- the LOC105061569 gene encoding transcription factor GTE9 isoform X2 — protein sequence MPIAEKLVLKKRLKTELAHVRSAIGNIIADCEKKLAQKRSAIVEDHVELLENGCSDKTVEIIHSFSDSEKQLFLTSENGLVLINKKTPEMNKHQTDTDNCSNIEEAMVTEKSEAASVVTGSHGGNTQGKVDSQNGKGEKMDISKMRLCASILRKLMNHSFGWVFNQPVDPVKLNIPDYFSIISKPMDLGTVKHKLSSKQYSSTHQFAADIKLTFSNAMRYNPPGNDVHIMAKELDNIFSSRWKSLEGRWRKESSTFLPQSGMNLQTHTLALRQVCQRKPLCHSKSFPKRSLTSSDKLKLRKELANIPVRKMPPQLLDFLRGKACLIGKIEDRIELDIDIFDEESLWELQQVIRSSVDASLMESKQAIKKSAKLPLQDSCKGNGGAGLRSGRPDSKALMSPSACVTCGNMDCHCNHHHDFTRVSSSDVDSERSSDREGDSCHSIAYELDSRKPAIGVPRVDPNSDSGVGVVDREIVHSGSYPSSPATTATKGEVDLPCAEQLSPSKALRAAMLKSRFADTILKAQQKTLLHHVEKVDPAKLQRERKMLEKKQQEEKARIEAEVKAAEAAARMKAEAEMKLQREREREAARLELQKMEKTVDVDNSHLVKVLEDLGYPQPGHCLDMPDEMAVNFVDVFELQSGLANPLEQLGLFMKNDMDEEVDNWISAADNGDVEEGEIGCL from the exons ATGCCTATTGCTGAAAAGCTAgtactgaagaagaggttgaagACTGAACTTGCCCATGTGAGATCTGCAATTGGAAACATCATTGCAGACTGTGAAAAAAAATTGGCCCAGAAACGTTCGGCTATTGTGGAAGACCATGTAGAACTTCTTGAAAATGGTTGTTCTGACAAGACTGTTGAAATCATACATTCCTTTTCTGATTCTGAAAAGCAGCTGTTCTTGACCAGTGAGAACGGTCTGGTCTTGATCAATAAGAAAACACCTGAAATGAACAAACATCAAACCGATACTGATAACTGTTCTAATATTGAAGAGGCTATGGTTACCGAGAAGTCTGAAGCGGCATCTGTTGTGACAGGCAGTCATGGAGGAAATACCCAGGGAAAGGTGGACAGTCAAAATGGAAAGGGTGAGAAAATGGATATTTCTAAGATGAGGCTGTGTGCTAGTATCCTGAGGAAACTAATGAATCATTCTTTTGGTTGGGTGTTCAACCAACCTGTGGATCCAGTGAAGTTAAACATTCCAGATTATTTTTCAATTATATCCAAACCTATGGACTTGGGCACTGTAAAACATAAGCTTTCAAGCAAGCAGTATTCAAGCACTCATCAGTTTGCAGCAGATATAAAGCTTACATTCTCCAATGCGATGCGATATAATCCTCCAGGAAATGATGTTCATATCATGGCCAAGGAATTAGACAACATTTTCAGTTCAAGATGGAAATCATTGGAGGGAAGATGGAGAAAGGAAAGCTCAACATTCTTGCCGCAGTCAGGGATGAACTTGCAGACACACACTCTTGCCTTAAGGCAAGTGTGTCAGAGAAAACCTCTTTGTCACTCAAAGTCGTTTCCTAAAAGGTCCTTAACATCATCTGACAAGCTAAAGCTGAGAAAAGAGTTAGCAAATATACCAGTAAGAAAAATGCCACCACAGTTGCTTGATTTTCTTCGGGGGAAAGCTTGTTTAATTGGCAAAATTGAAGACAGAATCGAGTTGGACATTGATATCTTTGATGAGGAGAGTTTGTGGGAATTGCAGCAGGTCATAAGGAGTTCTGTGGATGCAAGTCTTATGGAG TCTAAACAGGCAATTAAAAAAAGTGCCAAGCTCCCTCTGCAGGACTCATGCAAAG GTAATGGTGGAGCTGGACTTAGATCTGGTCGTCCCGATAGTAAAGCCCTTATGAGCCCTTCAGCTTGTGTGACATGTGGTAATATGGATTGCCACTGCAATCATCATCATGACTTTACTCGAGTTTCATCAAGTG ATGTGGATTCTGAAAGATCTTCAGATAGAGAGGGAGATTCATGTCATTCCATTGCATATGAGCTG GATTCTAGGAAACCTGCAATAGGTGTGCCGAGGGTTGATCCAAATTCTGATTCAG GGGTTGGAGTTGTTGACAGAGAAATTGTTCACTCTGGTTCTTATCCTTCTAGTCCAGCTACCACTGCTACCAAAG GAGAGGTTGATCTTCCTTGTGCAGAACAGTTATCACCATCTAAAGCTCTCCGTGCTGCAATGCTGAAGAGCCGTTTTGCCGATACCATCCTGAAAGCACAGCAGAAAACACTTCTGCATCAT GTTGAGAAAGTAGACCCAGCAAAGTTGCAGCGAGAAAGAAAAATGTTGGAAAAGAAGCAGCAGGaag AAAAGGCAAGGATTGAGGCTGAAGTCAAAGCTGCCGAGGCTGCTGCACGAATGAAGGCAGAAGCTGAGATGAAATTGCaaagggagagggaaagagaagCAGCTCGTCTGGAACTGCAAAAG ATGGAAAAAACTGTTGATGTTGATAATAGCCATTTAGTGAAAGTTCTTGAGGACCTGGGATATCCACAGCCAGGGCACTGCCTTGACATGCCTGATGAAATGGCGGTTAATTTTGTGGATGTGTTTGAGCTGCAGTCTGGTCTTGCTAATCCATTGGAGCAGTTGGGTTTGTTCATGAAGAACGATATGGATGAGGAAGTTGATAACTGGATCTCAGCCGCCGACAATGGTGATGTGGAAGAGGGGGAGATAGGTTGTTTGTAG
- the LOC105061571 gene encoding ADP,ATP carrier protein 1, mitochondrial: MADELRPPSIVQKINGQSYLFSRLSPYSQARSFNIHNLPGTYINGGLKSPLLKLYHSNNGSLGFSSLSHPSPISACAPQEKGISGFLIDFLMGGVSAAVSKTAAAPIERVKLLIQNQDEMIKAGRLSEPYKGIGDCFGRTIKNEGMLSLWRGNTANVIRYFPTQALNFAFKDYFKRMFNFKKDKDGYWKWFAGNLASGGAAGASSLVFVYSLDYARTRLANDAKAAKKGGERQFNGLIDVYRKTIKTDGVAGLYRGFNISCVGIIVYRGLYFGMYDSLKPVVLVGALQDNFLASFLLGWGITIGAGLASYPIDTVRRRMMMTSGEAVKYRSSLDAFSQILKNEGAKSLFKGAGANILRAVAGAGVLAGYDKLQVLVFGKKYGSGGGG, encoded by the exons ATGGCGGACGAACTACGTCCTCCATCTATAGTACAGAAGATAAATGGGCAATCATACTTGTTCTCTAGACTGTCTCCCTATTCGCAGGCCAGGAGTTTCAACATCCACAACCTTCCTGGCACCTACATCAATGGGGGCCTGAAGAGCCCCTTGCTGAAATTGTACCACAGCAACAATGGATCACTTGGTTTCTCATCTCTCTCACATCCATCGCCCATCTCTGCTTGTGCCCCCCAGGAGAAGGGTATTTCAGGATTTCTTATAGATTTTCTTATGGGAGGAGTTTCTGCTGCTGTCTCGAAAACAGCAGCTGCTCCAATTGAGCGGGTGAAGCTCTTAATTCAGAACCAGGATGAGATGATTAAAGCTGGCAGGCTCTCTGAACCCTACAAGGGGATCGGAGACTGTTTTGGCCGAACCATAAAAAATGAGGGCATGCTCTCATTGTGGCGAGGAAATACTGCAAATGTTATTCGTTATTTTCCTACACAG GCCCTGAACTTTGCTTTCAAGGATTACTTTAAGCGTATGTTTAACTTTAAGAAAGATAAAGATGGGTATTGGAAATGGTTCGCTGGTAACTTGGCATCCGGAGGTGCAGCTGGTGCTTCATCTCTTGTCTTTGTGTATTCGCTGGATTATGCCAGGACACGTCTGGCCAATGATGCCAAGGCAGCAAAGAAGGGAGGTGAAAGGCAGTTCAATGGTCTGATTGATGTTTACAGGAAAACTATAAAAACTGATGGTGTTGCGGGGCTCTATCGGGGCTTCAACATCTCATGTGTTGGTATCATTGTTTATCGCGGGCTTTACTTCGGAATGTATGATTCCTTAAAACCAGTGGTGCTGGTTGGTGCCTTGCAG GATAATTTCCTTGCCAGTTTCTTGCTTGGATGGGGAATCACTATTGGCGCAGGTCTTGCCTCCTACCCCATTGACACTGTTCGCAGAAGGATGATGATGACGTCTGGCGAGGCTGTCAAGTACCGTAGTTCATTAGATGCATTCTCACAGATCCTGAAAAATGAGGGAGCTAAATCCCTGTTCAAGGGTGCTGGTGCAAATATCCTCCGTGCTGTGGCTGGTGCTGGTGTTCTGGCAGGTTATGACAAGCTGCAGGTGCTTGTCTTTGGAAAGAAATATGGGTCTGGTGGTGGTGGCTAA
- the LOC105061569 gene encoding transcription factor GTE9 isoform X1 — protein sequence MVSEGDLITMQNASHQFFYLSEMPIAEKLVLKKRLKTELAHVRSAIGNIIADCEKKLAQKRSAIVEDHVELLENGCSDKTVEIIHSFSDSEKQLFLTSENGLVLINKKTPEMNKHQTDTDNCSNIEEAMVTEKSEAASVVTGSHGGNTQGKVDSQNGKGEKMDISKMRLCASILRKLMNHSFGWVFNQPVDPVKLNIPDYFSIISKPMDLGTVKHKLSSKQYSSTHQFAADIKLTFSNAMRYNPPGNDVHIMAKELDNIFSSRWKSLEGRWRKESSTFLPQSGMNLQTHTLALRQVCQRKPLCHSKSFPKRSLTSSDKLKLRKELANIPVRKMPPQLLDFLRGKACLIGKIEDRIELDIDIFDEESLWELQQVIRSSVDASLMESKQAIKKSAKLPLQDSCKGNGGAGLRSGRPDSKALMSPSACVTCGNMDCHCNHHHDFTRVSSSDVDSERSSDREGDSCHSIAYELDSRKPAIGVPRVDPNSDSGVGVVDREIVHSGSYPSSPATTATKGEVDLPCAEQLSPSKALRAAMLKSRFADTILKAQQKTLLHHVEKVDPAKLQRERKMLEKKQQEEKARIEAEVKAAEAAARMKAEAEMKLQREREREAARLELQKMEKTVDVDNSHLVKVLEDLGYPQPGHCLDMPDEMAVNFVDVFELQSGLANPLEQLGLFMKNDMDEEVDNWISAADNGDVEEGEIGCL from the exons ATGGTCTCTGAAGGAGACTTGATTACTATGCAAAATGCATCTCATCAATTCTTTTACCTGTCAGAAATGCCTATTGCTGAAAAGCTAgtactgaagaagaggttgaagACTGAACTTGCCCATGTGAGATCTGCAATTGGAAACATCATTGCAGACTGTGAAAAAAAATTGGCCCAGAAACGTTCGGCTATTGTGGAAGACCATGTAGAACTTCTTGAAAATGGTTGTTCTGACAAGACTGTTGAAATCATACATTCCTTTTCTGATTCTGAAAAGCAGCTGTTCTTGACCAGTGAGAACGGTCTGGTCTTGATCAATAAGAAAACACCTGAAATGAACAAACATCAAACCGATACTGATAACTGTTCTAATATTGAAGAGGCTATGGTTACCGAGAAGTCTGAAGCGGCATCTGTTGTGACAGGCAGTCATGGAGGAAATACCCAGGGAAAGGTGGACAGTCAAAATGGAAAGGGTGAGAAAATGGATATTTCTAAGATGAGGCTGTGTGCTAGTATCCTGAGGAAACTAATGAATCATTCTTTTGGTTGGGTGTTCAACCAACCTGTGGATCCAGTGAAGTTAAACATTCCAGATTATTTTTCAATTATATCCAAACCTATGGACTTGGGCACTGTAAAACATAAGCTTTCAAGCAAGCAGTATTCAAGCACTCATCAGTTTGCAGCAGATATAAAGCTTACATTCTCCAATGCGATGCGATATAATCCTCCAGGAAATGATGTTCATATCATGGCCAAGGAATTAGACAACATTTTCAGTTCAAGATGGAAATCATTGGAGGGAAGATGGAGAAAGGAAAGCTCAACATTCTTGCCGCAGTCAGGGATGAACTTGCAGACACACACTCTTGCCTTAAGGCAAGTGTGTCAGAGAAAACCTCTTTGTCACTCAAAGTCGTTTCCTAAAAGGTCCTTAACATCATCTGACAAGCTAAAGCTGAGAAAAGAGTTAGCAAATATACCAGTAAGAAAAATGCCACCACAGTTGCTTGATTTTCTTCGGGGGAAAGCTTGTTTAATTGGCAAAATTGAAGACAGAATCGAGTTGGACATTGATATCTTTGATGAGGAGAGTTTGTGGGAATTGCAGCAGGTCATAAGGAGTTCTGTGGATGCAAGTCTTATGGAG TCTAAACAGGCAATTAAAAAAAGTGCCAAGCTCCCTCTGCAGGACTCATGCAAAG GTAATGGTGGAGCTGGACTTAGATCTGGTCGTCCCGATAGTAAAGCCCTTATGAGCCCTTCAGCTTGTGTGACATGTGGTAATATGGATTGCCACTGCAATCATCATCATGACTTTACTCGAGTTTCATCAAGTG ATGTGGATTCTGAAAGATCTTCAGATAGAGAGGGAGATTCATGTCATTCCATTGCATATGAGCTG GATTCTAGGAAACCTGCAATAGGTGTGCCGAGGGTTGATCCAAATTCTGATTCAG GGGTTGGAGTTGTTGACAGAGAAATTGTTCACTCTGGTTCTTATCCTTCTAGTCCAGCTACCACTGCTACCAAAG GAGAGGTTGATCTTCCTTGTGCAGAACAGTTATCACCATCTAAAGCTCTCCGTGCTGCAATGCTGAAGAGCCGTTTTGCCGATACCATCCTGAAAGCACAGCAGAAAACACTTCTGCATCAT GTTGAGAAAGTAGACCCAGCAAAGTTGCAGCGAGAAAGAAAAATGTTGGAAAAGAAGCAGCAGGaag AAAAGGCAAGGATTGAGGCTGAAGTCAAAGCTGCCGAGGCTGCTGCACGAATGAAGGCAGAAGCTGAGATGAAATTGCaaagggagagggaaagagaagCAGCTCGTCTGGAACTGCAAAAG ATGGAAAAAACTGTTGATGTTGATAATAGCCATTTAGTGAAAGTTCTTGAGGACCTGGGATATCCACAGCCAGGGCACTGCCTTGACATGCCTGATGAAATGGCGGTTAATTTTGTGGATGTGTTTGAGCTGCAGTCTGGTCTTGCTAATCCATTGGAGCAGTTGGGTTTGTTCATGAAGAACGATATGGATGAGGAAGTTGATAACTGGATCTCAGCCGCCGACAATGGTGATGTGGAAGAGGGGGAGATAGGTTGTTTGTAG